One Betta splendens chromosome 5, fBetSpl5.4, whole genome shotgun sequence genomic window, actgtgggctgagtcagatgaggaatcagtgtgtgtgggtgacgaacgggtaaatgaggtttctgatggacttcctctgctggtcaaagaggcaaagcgtcaaaatctgccctggccttcaagaccagatcagaatgatctgactgaaaCTGTGGGACtctgcaacttgtcactagaacaaataactgaccatgtgattcatgctgttgagctgcgtcagaagcaggcaaaggaggcagtgaaagaagcaacacgccagcagaggcgaaaagagggggagaaaagagagaggaggatggtgtctgctcaaccagccagcgtgcctcagaccccacctacaccaccaggcatggccacacctcaggtgatgtacattctaccaggagggtggacaagacgacctcctatgaggagaggagggttccctgcagacaaaggcagaggaacaggaggcagccacaaaggaggcgtgagatgctactgctgtgggaagactggtcatgtaagaagccattgctttgattggctacgaggctaACGAGGAGTGCcaagaccaaaggggtccgctgatcaatgtggaggcccctcagctggttactagagaggaccagacacctgcaggattcatgaactttgttgatgggctccatcaaaagccaaaaagccagatgcctctgaatctgtgacttcaccttgatgcacactttagtactttgagactcagacaaatatctaaaatttggaaacaaaataaacaagtcggctggtgagaatgacttagtccttaaacctgccaacagagacaaaaattaaaaatatgccaattttactaggcaagggaaagacaaaggtatagagaatatttcaagataaagttcccaattcaatcactctgctgacaaatgctccacctgatgctgagtgggtgacggtgttaaaaacaatgtgaatgtgaagtatgtggatgaagagactgtgtgcaccagactttgagacatgcctcatttcatctctccaactaacactaactgtagacagttgtctcattatattggtaaagactcattctcattattgaggtaaggaagtttcactagacaagccttaatactgtaggaagtgcctcccacataccataaagtgagtgaagtatctgaggaggtcaatcagctaaaaagggaatgaggagagtgtacatgtttccctcatatagtaaacagcagtttgatccctacagtacggaagctagtataacgcatcacgctctcatgtgttacagaaaacattaaacttcaaggtgactaaaaccaggtgtgcctttcactgctactgtgccagttctccaatagatagaaaaaccaaaccattcagaacctgcaaggtgtaactgttgcaacaatgcttagccttctatagtacagtattataataaaaatggattGTGTTGCTACGAGCAGTTACAGTTCACtgcactacatttaggatttgcacagtacgtctactgtttaagtggggctgcagttttaatgatcgccttgacatgttttgatgaggttccacttagttcttatcatcactatcattaatatattccaacagaccagaagacacatttagcaaatgggtaaaccaggtctcagttcattttttctttccattcttttgctaaacagttaacatagatgtcatcagtctgcaggccttaaacaagtgttacagggctgtggtgttttttacggcatagaaggaggaggtctggggaagagactgagcagcaacagtgacggtgctttatcctccaagaggtttgactgtatgtgggtttatatggactttctttaataggttataatacttcagttatcgtccacagctattttgttatcactacaaattctgacagtcacaggggaattataattagatgtaacaataattgtggggttgtttgaatttctagggtatagctttgcgtttccaacagttaactaggttgtgttatgtccatgtgtcatttctgatagtttgtgaggattcagcttatttagtctttacgttaattttgtcataaagtcacttaatgcatgcatccgcaatgcgtcttgaatttaaaaaggtttcctacaacgcaatgattctgtgttcataatgagattagttcgtgttgatgttatagttattaaggtctaaacattcttgtttctcctattgacattgtccttaagttcactcagtttattcagggattgatgatgatccctggtaaggataaacACATAGGATgaataagtgtaggaaattacttttaagggttttgctagtgttcttttatccatctatcttaatttaatgatttaatcggcttcaaattcaatggacagttatctgtctattgaggggggaaaatgtattgtaaaaaattgttttgattattgctttatgacggtccctagtaactggggaacttgtgtgtgtggcatctgctgtgagaatggactattctgtttctgttgtgttttatcccaagttggtgaacttaatccatgggagaaaggttgtggtcgagttggcacaaaatttgatttggtatatactgtaaatagcttacgctacagaggaatatgatctcacagcgggactcattgtggagcgataggaaaagtgacaggagcagggtatgtcaggaaggaaaggagttaagggaagtcgaggagtgaatgaaaagggaagtgtaaatgtgataatgacaatagagggatgaaaaagtactgtgaacattgcattttagtgtgtagcttgtaaaaatatgccgaacgcatagactaacattgcatgaagctttgcttgacgaaatggtgtttaatgcatcaaccaagtttctatgtgaaacagatgattaatatacgcaggaaagctgtgttgttccattgcaggaaagaagaggacaaagaagatcaaactccggatcactgatgggccctgagtgacactgctgactcatttagcagaacaaggtcacaggctagcctttctaaattatagttctcatagagcaagagttttctctcttagctcacgtgcacgataaaaaccctgagctcatgacatgactgactgatactgtatatgctctacggactgactatgacatatgtcgatgatgtttcttgttgttgatgttatataatgagggtttaacaattttcattctgcatctcagtgtgttgttgtacacaggaagctcacattaacaacttcagcccttctctctacacagagcagcagtggagaaactgtgtcaactaattttctaaactaatttttttccctaaccaacttctctcctactcttaacctccatccacaggttacttcagtatcagaggagggtgtgtcttatgatctgctacaactgtgggtttttatattctctgatcttttgatttctacagcgacgacctggaataaaaagcaaactatatgttctgttcagcctaaccctaaccctagctctgtaggatggtttatgctgcactatagtgcagatctttctgcctctcagctatcagctctcaggtaacagctggagcaccagtctgagggggacagaggatggtgcagcagaagtgtgctggagccctgaacggtccGGAAATGAGGGACTCTatgttcaacgtgaaggcaagctgggccaactgggtcgctagcagaaaggcagggcatcagatgaggttccaaggacaacgcagagggtgcagtgccacagcttccagtacaaccgtgacggacgaaggaggagtcgatggagccgaaggagctgatggggAGTCCAATTATTTCACTTCCAGCTACACTCCTcaaacaatcctcacccacctaatattgtggggctgcgctgaccaacacggctatagggtgtgggcggagcgccgcccttagctgcatcgttgatatacactgatgtttgaatttgcccgtgcatgagctgaattgcagatgctggatgacgtgggatcacagaccttcatgattgactgtggttggtgtggagtctgtgaagaatctgttgtgataaagaggacacttaggtagaatgaaaactgtgaggtttgttactgaatgcaCTTGTTTACAGGTAGCGTGgaaggatcacctgttggagctgaaagaagagcttaggtgttctatttactacagattttgtgaatctttaactttgctttttcatcttaatgttaaagttcatgtctatttaatataatgcagtatgatgagtcaaggaggagctttcttggccactCGCTTTTAAGaatgatgggcattaaaatgcccatgaggaggggatttgtagtatatttatgtatcatatcatatattattatataggtagtgaacaatctgttcgggtcaggttaagatgcagtgactgttcctcaacccttgcagtttggcagggtcgttgtctggggagcatctgggatagactccaggaaacagacatttacatttacttttgtagtaaaattgatcattgcttatgagagaagtacagagagtagatgggttcgtgtgaggtggggtgaaagagtttgcgtaaactgggttcgcagaatccgtgttcgcagaatctgttgttgttaacaatgtttatccaagctgttcctaaggaaatattcaaaatgtcacgccgacctgggaaaagaactgggaggttgatggtgggccagatgcagctggagctggacagataacacggcccagcgccaggactttccaagtagccgagaaaaacatctacatgtccttatttggacatgtggaaagtctttaggtggtggttaaaagcaggccttcacaggctggggttttcagagcgcttcgcagagggtccgctggtagcacacagcggaccttttccgacctctcggttctctctgcagaggaacaagcaggtgaattcggtctctgcctctctttttattactcttttgtaatcattatctgattgatttaatttgtcatgtataataaatttgtatgctattgatttaaacttcaaagttgtgttcgtgtgaatctctgccgtgattgaaggacaaagagaatacacgacatataacaatgcacatatgaatgtatatgatatgtatatgtttgtatgagtatgtgcacacaccttaacactattattggtattagtattaatctccaaggtaaaccacagtacaacagttgtttagttatgaatgtgttagcctaaggcacatccctgcttcttatttattttgctccgattgtttacttaacagatctgcttggtttaagcagctggttgcaccccttacccgccccccccccaccctaccctaaagcagaaacttaacctgtccaccaacacagcaacatcacatatttgggattagctaaagaaaccatcaaataaaccataaatcaagaagagtatatatatatattatagatatACTACTCTTGTTAAAGCatagctgtccatcacaatatggcattcagcgtaagatatgcagcttgctaaactgctggacagaacgaaaaaaaaaaaaaaaaaaaaaaaaaggaaaacagctgcatcctccatctgtacagcagctgcactgcttccgatgtcttccaacacgtgaagacaaaaaaaagatcctcacatctccccagccaattGCCCATGCccctccagaaactatgctttcaacataactatgaatcctacccgttcattttgtggtctgcaaattgaactgtgacggtaaattatccagcattatagtgctggtgcattggttaaaaataaagttggctttgactattgctgtttcactgaactatttttgtatgtatatacctaattagggaaaacagacaaatgttttataatatttcagcttttattgaggtattgccaaaaaacaataatttaggtatttcactggtggtctaagtccaacataggtgccttgtccctcaggaaacactgccctgatccagaccattgaaggtgggatgacttggactcttcgccctagaagtccccagcactagctgacaagacttctaggctagatacctgcaaaaacttgagatacacacagacatagtactgaaaaaaacaataactacatttctattagttatatattagcacttgatatatcatacaccttactaaaagcaattaaaaaaatattaggttaaaatatatttagaaacaaaactatgtttgtaaaccagagttcccaggtacattaatctgtaaatagtaaaatgttctaaagttttttagaGATACTAATTTATTCCATGCacgtgtaattgtctgatatactgtatattaaatgtgttctgtaatgaatacacattcaatcatactggctccagtcctggatcatcaaccatacatgacagtaggtttggcaactagttcaggcgtcttgaggtaagatttatcgaaattttaatttattactaaaagtaataaacacagttcacacagcagcagaacgagaaataaaaaaacatgtaaaaatgagtttatattagtttatcaagctatgctcccaaacaagccgtagtcgtgttatgaatattctgttgtattaaatcaggctgctaatttgcaaccattagtattagcattagcagatAATCAAGTTGCCTATTATATGAATCAAAGTAAATTaaacgtaccttgcgccagtcgaagtgtaaccacttcaacagcctcccattcgacttcagagtcagattttggatcaaacgtatggttgaactccactacaaggacgagttagccagtgtcattgttacaatggattcagtggccgtgacgtttgattcccgcggcggatcacagctatgcgcttcctcaaaggggtgtggcgatcagtttagcttgcaacacactccgaaaatagagtgttgtggacgagagcttaaaacacacgttttcagacgggccgtgtggacgatctacagcgctttttggcatgaaaa contains:
- the LOC129604083 gene encoding uncharacterized protein LOC129604083, with product MRSVDGNMSPVEVLMKEIQKCSHKWSKRTHESTSPWPSEGTFDLRQCAEMQGFIKTYKIKDKSVKRGLKRERENAVLQLFINCAKTMSKKTTQCGDNQFNQISITKSLSDASQMDAEETKPLRTKKPVHPVADLEGTDRAVKRDELLELPDIYLNTEKISIGNSCSESDLRDRAGRSLWAESDEESVCVGDERVNEVSDGLPLLVKEAKRQNLPWPSRPDQNDLTETVGLCNLSLEQITDHVIHAVELRQKQAKEAVKEATRQQRRKEGEKRERRMVSAQPASVPQTPPTPPGMATPQVMYILPGGWTRRPPMRRGGFPADKGRGTGGSHKGGVRCYCCGKTGHVRSHCFDWLRG